The Kineothrix sp. MB12-C1 genome includes a window with the following:
- a CDS encoding energy-coupling factor transporter ATPase — translation MGIIETKKLIFEYIRRDEEGNVEGITRAVDEVSLDVKQGDFIAILGHNGSGKSTLAKHLNAILYPTEGSVWVDGKDTTDEKYLWDIRQNAGMVFQNPDNQIIGQVVEEDVGFGPENMGVPTKEIWERVEESLKAVGMYKYRKHSPNKLSGGQKQRVSIAGVIAMHPKCIILDEPTAMLDPNGRKEVIRAVRALNHAEGITVILITHYMEEIIHADRAVVMDKGRIAMQGTPREIFSQVEKLKELRLDVPQVTLLAYELRKSGIDLPDGILTCEELMQELKM, via the coding sequence ATGGGAATTATAGAAACGAAAAAGTTGATTTTTGAATATATCAGACGGGATGAGGAAGGCAATGTAGAAGGAATCACTCGCGCAGTGGATGAGGTAAGTTTGGATGTGAAGCAAGGGGATTTCATTGCGATTCTCGGGCATAACGGCTCCGGTAAATCCACTCTTGCCAAGCATTTGAATGCAATTCTCTATCCCACGGAAGGATCTGTCTGGGTGGATGGCAAAGATACAACAGATGAAAAATATCTTTGGGATATCAGACAGAACGCCGGAATGGTTTTCCAGAATCCGGATAATCAAATTATCGGACAAGTGGTAGAAGAGGATGTGGGTTTCGGACCGGAAAATATGGGTGTTCCTACGAAAGAAATATGGGAACGAGTAGAAGAGAGCCTGAAAGCGGTGGGAATGTATAAATACAGAAAGCATTCTCCCAACAAGTTGTCAGGAGGACAGAAGCAAAGAGTATCGATTGCAGGGGTAATTGCAATGCATCCTAAATGCATTATATTGGATGAACCGACTGCGATGTTGGATCCCAATGGACGCAAGGAGGTCATACGTGCGGTTCGTGCGCTGAATCATGCAGAGGGTATTACAGTAATACTCATTACCCACTATATGGAAGAAATCATTCATGCAGACAGGGCGGTCGTTATGGATAAAGGGCGCATCGCCATGCAGGGAACCCCGAGGGAAATTTTCTCACAGGTGGAAAAGTTAAAGGAATTGCGCCTGGATGTGCCGCAAGTTACTTTGCTCGCTTATGAGTTGAGAAAAAGCGGAATCGATCTTCCGGATGGAATCTTGACTTGTGAAGAACTTATGCAGGAACTTAAAATGTAA
- a CDS encoding methyl-accepting chemotaxis protein, producing the protein METIKAKRSLGQFILTIFIAAMVITQVVVGSLIAFRVSDTFSKTEKESVKNLNKQIGFSIENYLSGYEVVIRSLAGQNALKKVMDNSSQEDVLLQVLESYVEANPNITAIYAALEDGRVLMRPARDDLGDVDPRDKEWYIAAKNAGDFVWIDPYFDTTINEMVVTAVHPVYNASNQFIGVIAADINLKVMNAQTKDIKIGEKGYPMVIDKNNIIMTHADESKVGTELVTQAIKDTIANKQEDLVYTYEENGVTKTKYGSVYYMNNIDWSVVSTFYLDEIQAESNRIIILLVVASAIAIAAGSVLVLLFTKRFNRNIKKLIESMQRARTGELGFLSKVKSKDEIGVLSAYFDETLLDLSKLVGNILNASSLLTTSAHSLAATSEEVSASFDEITKTVEDIAVGAQDQAQDAEKSVNIGMSLSERLNELNDYTNHMVQSAKETASAYSDGIESINTLQNRNAESMTANNSIEEVIRQLNDRTIEIGVILDSISNISEQTNLLALNASIEAARAGEHGRGFSVVAEEIRKLAEQSAASTNEVRDIVINIQSDSANSVERMSSLKTISQKQSEAVLQVVDSFEVIKSSYDIISENISQISDSVLKVNEDKEHILESIESISAVSEETAAASEEVTATMDQQAYAVEEVAKAAQDLNQISSQLNQEIEKFKI; encoded by the coding sequence ATGGAAACAATTAAAGCGAAAAGGAGTTTGGGGCAATTTATTCTCACCATTTTTATTGCAGCCATGGTAATTACGCAAGTTGTTGTGGGGAGCTTAATTGCATTCAGAGTTTCTGACACATTTTCAAAGACAGAAAAGGAATCGGTAAAGAATCTAAACAAACAGATCGGTTTCTCCATCGAGAACTATTTATCCGGCTATGAGGTTGTGATTCGCTCATTGGCTGGACAAAATGCACTAAAAAAAGTTATGGATAATAGCTCACAAGAAGATGTTTTATTACAGGTACTGGAAAGCTATGTAGAAGCAAACCCGAATATCACAGCTATTTATGCAGCGTTGGAGGACGGCCGTGTTCTTATGAGGCCTGCGAGAGATGATTTGGGCGATGTTGATCCCAGGGATAAAGAGTGGTATATCGCAGCAAAAAATGCAGGTGATTTTGTATGGATTGATCCTTATTTCGATACGACAATAAATGAAATGGTAGTTACAGCGGTTCATCCGGTATACAATGCTTCGAATCAATTTATAGGTGTTATTGCTGCAGATATTAATTTGAAAGTGATGAATGCTCAGACTAAGGATATCAAAATTGGGGAAAAAGGATATCCTATGGTTATTGATAAAAATAACATTATTATGACGCATGCAGATGAAAGCAAAGTCGGCACAGAGCTGGTAACACAGGCGATCAAAGATACGATAGCAAATAAGCAGGAAGATTTAGTCTATACATATGAAGAAAACGGTGTTACTAAGACCAAATACGGATCTGTTTATTATATGAACAATATTGATTGGTCTGTTGTATCCACGTTCTATTTGGATGAAATTCAAGCGGAGAGTAATAGAATCATCATACTTTTAGTTGTTGCATCCGCGATTGCAATTGCTGCCGGGTCTGTACTTGTTTTACTATTCACCAAAAGGTTCAATCGGAATATTAAAAAATTGATTGAGTCTATGCAAAGAGCGAGAACCGGTGAATTAGGATTTTTGTCCAAAGTAAAATCAAAGGATGAAATTGGTGTATTGAGTGCTTACTTTGATGAAACCCTTTTGGATTTAAGTAAATTAGTTGGTAATATTCTTAATGCATCTTCACTTTTAACGACTTCTGCTCATAGCTTAGCAGCTACCAGTGAAGAAGTGAGTGCTTCCTTTGATGAGATTACGAAGACGGTGGAAGATATTGCGGTAGGTGCACAAGATCAGGCACAGGATGCCGAAAAAAGCGTGAATATTGGAATGTCTTTATCCGAAAGATTGAATGAATTGAATGATTATACAAACCATATGGTACAATCGGCCAAGGAAACAGCATCTGCTTACTCGGATGGCATTGAGTCTATTAACACATTGCAGAATAGAAACGCAGAGTCTATGACGGCAAATAATAGTATAGAAGAGGTGATTCGCCAATTAAATGACCGTACGATTGAAATTGGCGTTATATTGGATAGTATTTCTAATATTTCAGAACAGACCAATCTGCTAGCTTTGAATGCTTCTATCGAAGCTGCAAGAGCAGGGGAGCATGGAAGAGGTTTCTCGGTGGTAGCAGAAGAAATCAGAAAGCTTGCCGAACAGTCAGCCGCTTCAACGAATGAAGTGAGGGATATCGTTATTAATATTCAAAGTGACAGCGCTAATTCGGTAGAGCGTATGAGTTCCTTAAAGACGATTTCTCAGAAACAAAGTGAAGCAGTTCTTCAGGTAGTGGATTCTTTTGAAGTGATAAAAAGTTCTTATGATATTATTTCGGAAAATATTAGCCAAATCAGTGATTCTGTTCTTAAAGTTAATGAAGATAAAGAGCATATCTTGGAAAGCATTGAAAGTATTTCTGCTGTTTCTGAGGAAACTGCCGCTGCTTCCGAAGAGGTTACAGCTACCATGGACCAGCAGGCATATGCAGTGGAAGAGGTTGCAAAAGCAGCACAAGATTTAAATCAGATTTCCAGCCAGCTTAATCAGGAAATTGAGAAATTTAAAATATAA
- the rplM gene encoding 50S ribosomal protein L13: MKTFMASPATIERKWYVVDATDMTLGRLASEVAKVLRGKNKAIFTPHIDTGDYVVVINAEKIKVTGKKMDQKIYYHHSDYVGGMKETTLKEMMAKKPEKVIELAVKGMLPKGPLGREMYKKLHVYAGAEHKHIAQKPEVLTF; the protein is encoded by the coding sequence ATGAAAACTTTTATGGCTAGTCCGGCTACTATCGAGAGAAAATGGTATGTAGTTGACGCTACTGATATGACACTCGGACGTTTGGCATCTGAAGTTGCTAAAGTATTAAGAGGCAAGAATAAAGCGATTTTTACACCTCATATTGATACAGGTGATTATGTAGTTGTAATTAATGCAGAAAAGATTAAAGTAACCGGCAAGAAAATGGATCAGAAGATTTACTATCACCACTCTGATTATGTAGGCGGTATGAAAGAGACTACATTAAAGGAAATGATGGCTAAAAAGCCTGAAAAAGTTATAGAACTTGCTGTGAAAGGCATGCTTCCGAAGGGACCTTTAGGAAGAGAAATGTACAAAAAACTTCATGTATACGCAGGCGCAGAGCACAAACACATCGCTCAGAAACCTGAAGTATTAACATTTTAA
- a CDS encoding alpha/beta fold hydrolase, whose protein sequence is MKFYSYGSIGLPVIMLIHGGGNSKWMFERAAKLMENEYRVIVPELDGHGEENAITYESANAEGDKIIEYIDKELGGRLFCIAGASLGSQIAMEVLSRRPYVAEYAFLESGISRPKKVMAKLMAQKWLLAFMEKMYRWKWLVRLQCKYSGWPQELAYKLVEDVMEVSVESNYNLYRTYFNYKLPESICRTNAKVLVIYGSKESKMIKQDAQYAASRIAGSSMAVFEGYGHCGCSLGNPEKYVDTLKQFLR, encoded by the coding sequence ATGAAATTCTATAGTTACGGGTCAATAGGCCTTCCTGTTATTATGCTTATCCATGGCGGAGGTAACTCAAAATGGATGTTTGAGCGAGCGGCCAAGCTTATGGAAAATGAATATCGTGTCATTGTGCCTGAATTGGACGGGCATGGAGAAGAAAATGCGATTACCTATGAATCGGCCAACGCGGAAGGCGATAAGATAATCGAATATATCGATAAGGAGCTGGGGGGAAGGCTTTTTTGCATTGCAGGGGCCTCTCTTGGGAGCCAGATAGCGATGGAAGTTTTGAGCAGAAGACCATATGTGGCGGAATATGCCTTCTTAGAGAGTGGAATCAGCCGTCCGAAGAAGGTGATGGCAAAGCTAATGGCACAAAAGTGGCTGTTGGCCTTTATGGAGAAAATGTATCGGTGGAAATGGCTCGTGCGGCTGCAGTGTAAATATAGTGGATGGCCTCAAGAACTTGCCTATAAACTAGTAGAGGATGTTATGGAGGTGAGTGTAGAGAGCAACTATAACTTGTATCGGACTTATTTTAATTATAAATTGCCTGAAAGCATATGCAGGACGAATGCAAAGGTTCTTGTCATATATGGTAGTAAAGAGAGCAAAATGATAAAGCAGGATGCTCAATATGCGGCTTCTCGAATAGCAGGCAGCAGTATGGCTGTATTTGAAGGATATGGGCATTGTGGATGCAGTCTGGGGAATCCGGAGAAATATGTGGATACGCTAAAGCAATTTTTGAGATAG
- a CDS encoding tRNA dihydrouridine synthase: MNFYFAPMEGITGYIYRNAYQQFFPHIDKYFTPFLSPNQNRALSPKEERDILPENNKGMYVVPQILTNNAEHFIRASKELKEKYGYDEVNLNLGCPSGTVVSKGKGAGFLAKKEELDCFLCKVFEELDCKISIKTRIGKESTEEFYELMQLFNQYPLHELVVHPRLQTDYYRNTPNKEMFAYAVRSAQSSLCYNGDLFEEQDYREFCQEFPQIDTVMLGRGLLINPSLIQKIKTGKALDKRVLRAFHDKLYEDYKIMLSGDTPLLFKMKELWFYMIRIFRDSEKYMKKIRKVSRLCDYKVVIDDLFSEIELI, encoded by the coding sequence ATGAATTTTTATTTTGCCCCGATGGAGGGGATTACAGGATACATATATAGAAATGCCTATCAGCAATTTTTTCCTCATATTGATAAATATTTCACTCCATTTCTCTCGCCGAACCAAAATCGTGCTCTAAGTCCGAAAGAAGAGAGAGATATTTTGCCGGAAAACAATAAAGGTATGTATGTAGTGCCTCAGATTCTGACAAATAATGCAGAGCATTTTATTCGGGCTTCGAAAGAGCTTAAAGAGAAATATGGATATGATGAAGTGAATCTAAACCTTGGTTGTCCGTCGGGGACTGTGGTATCAAAAGGAAAAGGTGCAGGATTTCTTGCAAAGAAAGAAGAGCTGGATTGTTTTTTATGCAAAGTATTTGAAGAATTAGATTGTAAAATCTCGATAAAGACAAGAATTGGGAAGGAGAGTACGGAAGAGTTTTATGAATTGATGCAACTTTTCAATCAATATCCATTGCATGAGTTGGTTGTGCACCCCAGGCTTCAGACGGATTATTATAGAAATACACCGAATAAGGAAATGTTTGCATATGCGGTTCGGTCAGCACAAAGCTCCCTCTGTTATAATGGGGATCTTTTTGAAGAACAGGACTACAGGGAATTTTGCCAGGAGTTTCCACAAATAGATACCGTAATGCTGGGGAGGGGATTACTTATCAATCCATCATTGATTCAAAAGATTAAAACAGGAAAGGCGCTTGATAAAAGAGTGTTGAGAGCATTTCATGATAAGTTATATGAGGATTATAAAATAATGCTTTCGGGTGATACCCCCCTTTTATTTAAAATGAAGGAACTGTGGTTTTATATGATTCGTATATTTCGGGACTCCGAAAAGTACATGAAAAAAATAAGAAAGGTCTCTCGGTTGTGCGATTATAAGGTTGTGATAGACGACCTTTTTAGTGAAATAGAATTGATATAA
- a CDS encoding phytoene desaturase family protein, which yields MMKKVVIIGGGIAGMTAGVMLQKEGYQTEIFEKNAVVGGQCTGWKREGYVIDNCIHWLTGTKEGSDLHELWKEIGALGDNIEVHQKEMFFSSKLNGQTLTYWRDADRTRKEMLELSPQDEKEIHKLIDHVKLAESLEIPVEKPFDSMNLLEFIKLGMSMKAMGKVMKEYGAIDIKELAFRFKHPLIQRSIMDYMPPGYLAFAFLVSYATVIGGNGDIPKGGSLEMAMRIANKYKVSGGVLHTNAAVERILLNGKKAEGILLQDGRKVNADYIVCSCDTDYTFRKLLPGAYVPKRLKKQYGERRKYPVSSGFQIAYAVNGVFSELTGTRFFSCDEIEVGNHSVRTMSIYSYDYEPDFAPEGKMIIQSNFVQSEVDYKYWEKLYSNKELYERKKKEIAQQAMERIIVEYPFLKGKIHVLDVWTPMTYVRYCNSYKGAYMSFVTTKAAKSITTPGIINGIDNVLLASQWLMGPGGLPVAAAMGKFAAWRIIKKSDY from the coding sequence ATGATGAAAAAAGTTGTAATAATAGGTGGCGGAATTGCGGGGATGACAGCAGGAGTAATGTTGCAAAAAGAAGGATATCAGACGGAAATTTTTGAAAAGAATGCAGTAGTAGGCGGACAATGTACGGGATGGAAAAGAGAAGGCTATGTTATTGACAATTGTATTCACTGGTTAACAGGAACTAAAGAGGGGAGTGATCTTCACGAATTATGGAAGGAAATTGGAGCACTAGGTGATAATATAGAGGTACATCAAAAAGAAATGTTTTTTTCATCTAAATTGAATGGGCAGACGCTTACTTATTGGAGAGATGCAGATAGGACAAGAAAGGAAATGTTAGAACTTTCTCCGCAAGATGAAAAAGAAATTCATAAGTTGATAGATCATGTGAAACTTGCTGAGAGTTTGGAGATTCCGGTAGAGAAACCTTTTGATTCCATGAATTTGTTAGAATTTATAAAGCTTGGAATGTCCATGAAGGCAATGGGAAAAGTAATGAAAGAGTACGGAGCTATTGATATCAAGGAGCTTGCTTTTCGTTTTAAGCATCCATTAATTCAACGATCTATTATGGATTATATGCCGCCGGGATATCTGGCATTTGCGTTCCTTGTTTCTTATGCGACGGTGATTGGTGGGAATGGAGATATTCCCAAGGGTGGATCGCTTGAAATGGCGATGCGCATTGCTAATAAGTATAAAGTAAGCGGTGGAGTATTACATACGAATGCAGCTGTAGAACGTATTCTGTTGAATGGAAAAAAAGCAGAAGGGATTTTGCTACAGGATGGAAGAAAAGTCAATGCCGATTATATAGTATGTTCTTGCGATACCGACTATACATTTCGGAAACTATTACCTGGCGCATATGTGCCCAAACGTTTAAAGAAGCAATATGGAGAGCGAAGAAAATATCCGGTAAGCAGTGGATTTCAAATTGCGTATGCCGTTAATGGAGTGTTTTCGGAGCTGACCGGAACAAGATTTTTTTCATGTGATGAGATTGAAGTAGGTAATCATTCAGTGAGAACTATGAGTATTTATTCCTATGACTATGAACCGGATTTTGCACCGGAAGGTAAAATGATCATTCAATCTAATTTTGTTCAGTCAGAAGTAGATTATAAGTATTGGGAGAAGCTTTATTCAAATAAAGAATTGTATGAGCGGAAGAAAAAAGAAATTGCACAACAAGCTATGGAAAGAATAATTGTAGAATATCCTTTTTTAAAGGGGAAAATACATGTACTTGATGTGTGGACACCAATGACATATGTTCGCTATTGTAATTCATATAAAGGAGCTTATATGAGCTTTGTGACAACTAAAGCTGCAAAGAGTATTACAACACCAGGAATTATTAATGGAATAGATAATGTTTTGCTTGCGAGTCAATGGCTCATGGGACCCGGAGGACTTCCGGTAGCAGCTGCAATGGGGAAATTTGCTGCATGGAGAATTATAAAAAAGTCAGACTATTAA
- a CDS encoding TetR/AcrR family transcriptional regulator: METRKEQKERRRQEIIYAALELFVSKGYALTKVSDIAKRANMSTGLLFHYFESKEKLYEELVRIGLEGTNYPKEQKCDHAIDFFSQFTAQLFEYMKQNPVMAKLFVLMAEAQRNEGTPMHIREIAMKVETIEQFVSIIEWGQKEGTIREGDPRVLSNAFWCSLQGIVERYAVNQEIELPDAEWIVDIVRKR; the protein is encoded by the coding sequence ATGGAGACTAGGAAAGAACAAAAAGAGAGGCGAAGGCAAGAAATAATTTATGCGGCGTTAGAATTATTTGTGAGTAAGGGCTATGCTTTAACAAAAGTGTCAGATATTGCAAAACGGGCAAATATGAGTACAGGGTTACTGTTCCATTATTTTGAATCAAAAGAAAAATTGTATGAGGAACTGGTTCGGATTGGGTTGGAAGGAACGAACTATCCTAAAGAACAGAAGTGTGATCATGCAATTGATTTTTTCTCACAATTTACGGCACAGTTATTCGAGTATATGAAACAAAACCCTGTAATGGCAAAACTATTTGTTCTTATGGCAGAAGCACAAAGAAATGAAGGTACACCAATGCATATCAGAGAAATAGCGATGAAAGTAGAAACGATTGAACAGTTTGTCTCTATTATTGAGTGGGGGCAGAAGGAAGGAACGATAAGAGAAGGCGATCCCAGAGTACTTTCTAATGCATTTTGGTGTAGTCTTCAAGGGATTGTTGAGAGGTATGCAGTTAATCAGGAGATTGAGTTGCCTGATGCAGAGTGGATTGTTGATATAGTAAGAAAGAGATGA
- the truA gene encoding tRNA pseudouridine(38-40) synthase TruA, with translation MKRVMLTVAYDGTAYSGFQVQDNARTIEGELNRCLSELFGEEVKVIGASRTDAGVHALCNVAVFDTNVRMPAEKMSYALNQRLPEDIRIRESKEVPIDFHPRRLESHKTYEYRIMNAQFPLPTKRLYTYFTYRPLDISRMQRAASYLIGEHDFKSFCSIATQAETTVRTIYSLQVEKEDEEIIIRVKGNGFLYNMVRIIAGTLMEVGKGRWEPEAIADILSAKDREAAGPTAPACGLMLTKYEFLG, from the coding sequence ATGAAGCGTGTGATGTTAACGGTTGCTTATGACGGTACCGCATACAGCGGTTTCCAGGTGCAGGATAACGCCAGAACAATTGAAGGAGAGTTGAACAGATGCCTGTCCGAATTATTTGGGGAAGAGGTTAAGGTTATCGGAGCGAGCCGAACGGATGCGGGTGTTCATGCGCTTTGTAACGTAGCCGTGTTCGATACGAATGTCAGAATGCCTGCTGAGAAAATGTCTTATGCCTTAAATCAACGGCTGCCTGAGGATATTCGCATTCGTGAATCCAAAGAAGTGCCGATAGATTTTCATCCCCGCCGACTGGAAAGTCACAAGACGTATGAATATAGAATTATGAATGCCCAGTTCCCCTTGCCGACGAAAAGGCTCTATACTTATTTTACTTATAGGCCTCTGGACATATCCCGGATGCAACGGGCAGCATCTTATCTTATTGGGGAACACGATTTCAAAAGCTTCTGCAGCATAGCTACCCAGGCGGAAACGACGGTAAGAACTATATATTCCCTACAGGTAGAGAAAGAGGATGAGGAAATCATTATCCGCGTGAAAGGCAATGGCTTCCTATATAATATGGTAAGAATTATTGCCGGTACTCTTATGGAGGTCGGAAAAGGAAGATGGGAGCCGGAAGCTATAGCGGATATCCTGTCAGCCAAGGACAGAGAAGCAGCAGGACCGACAGCACCGGCTTGCGGATTGATGCTAACGAAGTACGAGTTCCTAGGATAA
- the rpsI gene encoding 30S ribosomal protein S9, with protein sequence MAKTANCYGTGRRKKSIARVYLVPGKGNIVINKREIDDYFGLETLKVIVRQPLTATDTLDKFDVKITVRGGGYTGQAGAIRHGIARALLQADADFRPVLKKAGYLTRDPRMKERKKYGLKAARRAPQFSKR encoded by the coding sequence ATGGCTAAGACAGCAAATTGCTATGGAACAGGCAGAAGAAAGAAATCGATTGCAAGAGTATATTTAGTACCCGGCAAAGGTAATATCGTTATAAATAAAAGAGAGATCGATGATTACTTTGGATTAGAGACATTAAAAGTTATCGTTCGTCAGCCCCTTACTGCTACAGATACATTGGACAAATTCGATGTAAAGATTACTGTACGCGGTGGCGGATATACAGGCCAGGCAGGCGCTATCAGACATGGTATTGCAAGAGCATTACTTCAGGCTGATGCTGATTTCAGACCGGTACTTAAAAAAGCAGGATATTTAACAAGAGATCCTCGTATGAAGGAAAGAAAGAAATACGGTCTCAAAGCCGCAAGACGCGCACCCCAGTTTTCAAAACGTTAG
- a CDS encoding LD-carboxypeptidase produces the protein MNFYKDDEIKAIFDISGGDIANEILPFLNFQTIAKCKKSFWGYSDLTTVINAIFAKTGKKSVLYQVRNIISADAENQLANFTNTILNDRMDLFSFNYELVQKEEVKGVVVGGNIRCLLKLAGTQFWPDMNGKVLLLEALGGAIPQMVTYLNQLKQIDVFDRINGILLGTFSKMEEESGSQMIIDLVRQYVGTDLPIAKTNEIGHGANSKGIVIGEEIYLKRNK, from the coding sequence ATGAACTTTTATAAAGATGATGAGATAAAAGCAATTTTTGATATTTCCGGTGGAGATATTGCAAATGAGATTCTTCCATTCTTGAATTTTCAAACGATTGCAAAATGTAAAAAGAGTTTTTGGGGATATAGTGATTTAACGACTGTTATCAATGCGATTTTTGCTAAAACCGGTAAGAAATCTGTATTATATCAGGTGAGAAATATAATTAGTGCAGATGCCGAAAATCAACTAGCCAACTTTACAAATACTATACTTAACGATCGAATGGATTTATTTTCCTTTAACTATGAACTTGTGCAGAAGGAAGAAGTAAAGGGAGTTGTAGTCGGGGGTAATATAAGATGTCTGCTAAAGCTTGCCGGTACGCAGTTTTGGCCTGATATGAATGGAAAGGTTTTATTACTGGAGGCGCTAGGTGGAGCTATTCCGCAAATGGTTACATATTTAAACCAATTAAAGCAAATTGATGTATTTGATAGAATTAACGGAATTCTTTTAGGGACCTTTTCTAAGATGGAAGAAGAAAGTGGTTCTCAGATGATAATAGATTTAGTAAGGCAATATGTAGGAACAGACCTACCGATTGCTAAAACGAATGAAATCGGTCATGGGGCTAATTCCAAAGGTATTGTAATAGGAGAAGAAATTTATTTAAAGAGAAATAAATGA
- a CDS encoding energy-coupling factor transporter ATPase codes for MAIILDHVSYIYEEGTTMEIAALKDINLVIPDGQFIGLIGHTGSGKSTLVQHLNGLMKPTSGHIYYNGEDIGEAGFNKKELRSNVGLVFQYPEHQLFEIDVFSDVCFGPKNMGLSEKEVQLRAYEALKQVGLEDEYFYQSPFDLSGGQKRRVAIAGVLAMKPEVLILDEPTAGLDPKGRDEILSQIAKLREETGITVVLVSHSMEDVAKYVDRIIVMNQGSVMYDDEPRKVFRHYKELEEVGLAAPQVTYIMQAFKERGYSVNEDVINIEEARDEILKVIKG; via the coding sequence ATGGCAATAATTCTTGACCATGTAAGTTATATATATGAAGAAGGAACCACAATGGAGATAGCGGCCTTAAAAGATATTAATCTTGTAATACCGGATGGGCAGTTTATCGGGCTTATAGGCCATACAGGTTCCGGTAAATCGACGCTTGTACAGCACTTGAATGGACTGATGAAACCTACATCGGGACATATTTATTATAACGGTGAGGATATAGGGGAAGCGGGTTTTAATAAGAAGGAGCTAAGAAGCAATGTAGGATTAGTATTTCAATATCCTGAACATCAGCTTTTTGAAATCGATGTTTTCTCTGATGTATGCTTCGGTCCTAAGAATATGGGACTTTCAGAAAAAGAAGTGCAGCTTCGTGCTTATGAGGCTTTAAAGCAGGTAGGATTGGAAGATGAGTATTTCTATCAGTCACCGTTTGATTTATCGGGCGGACAGAAGAGAAGAGTCGCCATTGCCGGAGTGCTTGCCATGAAGCCGGAGGTGCTTATTCTGGATGAGCCTACGGCAGGTCTTGATCCAAAAGGGCGAGACGAGATTCTAAGCCAAATCGCGAAGCTTCGTGAGGAAACAGGAATTACAGTAGTTCTCGTTTCTCATAGTATGGAGGATGTGGCAAAGTATGTAGACCGTATCATTGTTATGAATCAGGGAAGTGTTATGTATGATGATGAGCCGAGAAAAGTATTCCGCCATTATAAGGAGTTGGAAGAAGTAGGGCTTGCAGCCCCCCAGGTAACCTATATTATGCAGGCGTTTAAGGAAAGAGGTTACTCGGTGAATGAAGATGTGATTAACATTGAAGAAGCCAGGGATGAAATTCTGAAGGTAATAAAAGGGTAG
- a CDS encoding energy-coupling factor transporter transmembrane component T family protein, with amino-acid sequence MLRDITLGQYYHADSVIHQLDPRVKLVTTMLFIISLFIVNNFVGYAIAGAFLICLIKVSKVPFRFIVRGMKAIVFLLILAVVFNLFLTPGEALISVWKLTITKEGLRLAVFMAIRLTFLIIGSSLMTLTTTPNQLTDGMEKLLAPLKKLHVPVHEISMMMAIALRFIPILLEETDKIMKAQIARGADFESGNLIKKAKSLVPLLVPLFLSAFRRANDLAMAMEARCYRGGDNRTKMKPLVYSRQDAIAYAVAWIYVAFCIYFGRIFTL; translated from the coding sequence ATGTTAAGAGATATTACATTGGGACAATATTATCATGCAGATTCAGTCATACATCAGCTCGATCCACGAGTGAAGTTGGTGACTACGATGCTGTTTATTATATCCCTGTTTATAGTGAATAATTTTGTTGGATATGCCATTGCGGGAGCATTCCTTATATGTCTTATAAAAGTATCTAAGGTTCCGTTTCGGTTTATTGTCAGAGGAATGAAAGCGATTGTATTTTTGCTCATTTTAGCAGTAGTATTTAATCTTTTTCTAACTCCGGGTGAGGCATTGATTAGCGTCTGGAAGCTGACGATAACGAAGGAAGGCTTACGATTGGCGGTATTTATGGCAATTAGACTGACTTTTTTAATTATCGGTTCATCACTAATGACGCTTACGACCACGCCGAACCAGCTGACAGATGGTATGGAAAAGCTGCTGGCCCCATTAAAGAAACTGCACGTACCGGTGCATGAAATCTCGATGATGATGGCAATTGCGCTTCGGTTCATACCTATTTTATTGGAGGAAACTGATAAGATCATGAAGGCGCAGATTGCCAGAGGTGCAGACTTTGAAAGCGGAAATTTGATTAAAAAGGCAAAAAGTCTCGTCCCGCTTCTCGTACCACTCTTTCTTTCTGCATTCAGGCGTGCTAACGATTTGGCGATGGCAATGGAAGCCAGATGTTACAGAGGAGGGGATAATCGGACGAAGATGAAACCTCTTGTATATAGCAGGCAGGATGCGATAGCGTACGCTGTGGCATGGATATATGTGGCTTTCTGTATTTATTTTGGGAGAATATTTACATTATGA